Proteins co-encoded in one Pseudanabaena sp. FACHB-2040 genomic window:
- a CDS encoding CapA family protein: MVNAAISAPVYHAQTSSSSVRDLAAAGHFRAIALWLNEPLAAQGIYVQVQAEQPGRLLLLVEFEQPPLKERLTRFLCHRVWLLNSPLIEGVHIIARPAGRRRILWQQRVRIVTPALRGGKQEPGPVSPKASSPLPPRLRSQSPTPVRPPAASKSAVLMGSHLKTLRALVLTGSAVAAFVFGCLVDVILSGPSPTLPSFTQRPEVQHTADTGHSSGFTADSPARTVEPPIATPVRYEVRGNPTPTVAPEMRSPIVDAALEPVAVIHHPPVSSAATDVTLLFGGDISLEEISYNEAGEAEQLFAGLEEYQQADLAMINLASSLATAATSLNEEFYHRSRPDAIELLKQGGVDVINLASEGTMEFGGEGLAETLENLDRQGLYRVGAGRNELEARRPEIIDVKGKRIAYLSYAQGGDSAAHGDRPGINAQGVPGIAQDIRALRDQVDWIVVNYRWQTDIPEAPADWQTNLARLAVDQGADLVVGYHPRTLQGAEIYKGRPIAYSLGDFIFQTPTAPADAADTELSQSGSAQDTAVLKVSLKENQMRVEFVPVQVRNSRPELATGRKGTEILQRIEQSSLGFDRPMRSSAVLELKGKEPIVDQPVSPDTPFVSPQPAPINPVEPLPIELQMEDSFQNDGFQNDGFQEQTPESIPETELPIEAEAAPDLPVLTEEGLDDWGPKGNPSESQFMPIPQAAPGSTVDGSREPLQPLPNYPESSNTLEPDAWITPEIHSETPADEAQEEIPSEGVPSIDGPALTPETNPKPKGIRPFGEPLVGPLGSSEVQPEAVANKPIGLKAAKAKVVTPLDPATSSDLPAVEAVAPLHESLGETLTNEAQP; this comes from the coding sequence ATGGTCAACGCGGCAATTAGTGCGCCGGTTTATCACGCGCAGACCTCTTCATCTTCAGTCCGAGACTTGGCAGCTGCCGGTCATTTTCGGGCTATTGCCCTTTGGCTCAATGAACCACTTGCCGCCCAAGGCATTTATGTGCAGGTACAGGCCGAACAGCCTGGAAGACTGCTCCTGCTGGTCGAGTTTGAGCAGCCGCCGCTGAAAGAGCGTCTGACTCGCTTTCTCTGCCATCGGGTCTGGCTATTAAATTCTCCTCTGATTGAAGGCGTTCACATTATCGCTAGGCCTGCCGGACGGCGGCGAATTCTCTGGCAGCAGCGTGTTCGCATCGTCACGCCTGCCCTACGAGGGGGCAAGCAGGAGCCAGGGCCAGTGTCGCCCAAGGCGTCTTCTCCTCTGCCACCGCGCTTGCGATCGCAGTCCCCTACACCAGTTCGCCCCCCAGCGGCCAGCAAGTCTGCAGTGCTGATGGGCAGCCATCTCAAAACCTTGCGGGCGTTGGTACTAACCGGATCGGCAGTAGCAGCCTTTGTCTTTGGCTGTCTGGTAGACGTGATTCTCTCCGGGCCATCTCCGACTCTGCCTAGCTTCACGCAGCGTCCGGAAGTTCAACACACAGCTGATACGGGCCATAGTTCTGGGTTTACGGCTGACTCCCCAGCTAGAACTGTAGAACCTCCTATCGCGACTCCCGTGCGCTACGAGGTAAGGGGAAACCCGACTCCGACAGTCGCACCTGAGATGCGATCGCCCATCGTCGATGCGGCCCTTGAACCTGTTGCCGTTATTCACCACCCGCCCGTGTCTTCGGCTGCAACCGATGTCACTCTGCTATTTGGGGGCGACATTTCCCTGGAGGAAATTTCCTACAACGAGGCTGGAGAGGCAGAGCAGCTTTTTGCCGGACTGGAGGAGTACCAGCAGGCCGATCTAGCCATGATCAATCTGGCTTCTTCTTTGGCGACTGCTGCCACATCCTTAAATGAGGAGTTTTACCACCGCTCTCGGCCTGATGCAATCGAGCTGCTGAAGCAGGGCGGCGTGGACGTCATCAACCTGGCTAGCGAAGGCACGATGGAGTTTGGCGGCGAGGGCTTAGCCGAAACCCTGGAGAACCTCGATCGTCAGGGGCTTTACCGAGTTGGGGCGGGCCGCAATGAGCTAGAGGCCAGGCGGCCTGAAATCATTGATGTCAAAGGCAAGCGCATTGCCTACCTGAGCTATGCCCAGGGCGGCGACAGTGCAGCCCACGGCGATCGCCCTGGCATCAATGCTCAAGGTGTACCGGGAATTGCCCAGGATATTCGAGCGCTGCGGGACCAGGTGGACTGGATTGTAGTCAACTACCGGTGGCAAACTGATATTCCAGAAGCGCCAGCGGACTGGCAGACCAACTTAGCCCGACTGGCGGTAGATCAGGGCGCAGACCTGGTGGTGGGGTATCATCCCCGCACACTCCAAGGCGCTGAAATCTACAAAGGCCGCCCGATCGCCTATTCTTTGGGCGACTTCATCTTTCAGACACCCACGGCACCAGCCGATGCGGCTGACACAGAGCTGTCCCAAAGCGGTTCGGCCCAAGATACGGCTGTGCTCAAGGTCTCGCTTAAAGAAAACCAGATGCGGGTGGAGTTTGTGCCGGTGCAGGTGAGAAACTCTCGCCCTGAACTGGCCACCGGGCGTAAGGGTACAGAGATTTTGCAACGAATTGAGCAGTCTTCTCTGGGGTTTGATCGGCCCATGCGGTCTTCTGCGGTGTTGGAACTGAAGGGTAAGGAGCCCATCGTAGATCAGCCTGTCAGCCCGGATACTCCCTTTGTCTCGCCTCAACCGGCACCGATCAATCCTGTGGAGCCGCTGCCTATAGAGCTACAGATGGAGGATAGCTTCCAGAACGATGGCTTCCAGAATGATGGCTTCCAGGAGCAGACGCCTGAGAGTATTCCTGAGACCGAGTTGCCGATTGAGGCAGAAGCAGCCCCGGATCTGCCGGTGCTGACAGAGGAAGGACTTGATGACTGGGGACCCAAGGGCAACCCGAGCGAGTCGCAATTTATGCCTATTCCGCAGGCAGCACCAGGGTCCACAGTAGATGGCAGCCGCGAACCCCTGCAGCCTCTCCCCAACTACCCAGAGTCTTCGAATACCCTTGAACCCGATGCTTGGATAACTCCAGAGATTCACTCGGAAACTCCGGCTGACGAAGCTCAGGAGGAAATCCCCTCTGAGGGTGTGCCGTCTATCGATGGTCCGGCCCTAACTCCAGAAACCAACCCTAAGCCTAAAGGCATTCGGCCCTTTGGAGAGCCGCTGGTAGGGCCTTTGGGTTCAAGTGAGGTTCAACCTGAAGCCGTAGCGAACAAACCTATAGGGTTGAAGGCAGCGAAGGCAAAAGTTGTCACACCGCTAGATCCAGCAACCTCAAGCGACCTGCCAGCAGTGGAAGCAGTGGCTCCGCTGCATGAGTCACTGGGCGAAACCTTAACCAACGAGGCTCAGCCATGA
- the argF gene encoding ornithine carbamoyltransferase — translation MQSLQGRDLLSLADLSADEMLDILELAAQLKSGQRQPQCPRKTLGLLFKKASTRTRVSFSVAMGQLGGQVLDLNADVTQVSRGEPTSDTARVLDRYLDVVAIRTYAQAEVEEFADYAEIPVINALTDEEHPCQILADLLTAQEAFGTCAGLTLTYVGDGNNVAHSLMLGCALVGMNVRIATPADYAPSPAIVEKAQALAGGRSEVLVTEDADIAAKGAQILYTDVWASMGQEDLAAQRIPIFQPYQINEHLVSLADPDVIVLHCLPAHREEEITAAVIEGPHSRVWDQAENRMHAQKALLASLLGAI, via the coding sequence ATGCAGTCTCTACAAGGGCGAGATTTACTAAGCTTGGCTGATTTGTCAGCAGATGAGATGCTCGACATTTTAGAGCTGGCGGCACAACTGAAGTCAGGTCAACGCCAGCCTCAATGCCCTCGCAAGACCCTTGGACTGCTGTTTAAAAAAGCGTCAACCCGAACTCGGGTGAGCTTTTCTGTGGCAATGGGGCAGTTGGGAGGCCAAGTTCTTGACCTTAATGCTGACGTGACTCAGGTCAGTCGGGGCGAGCCTACTAGCGATACGGCCCGAGTCCTAGATCGATATTTAGATGTAGTTGCCATCCGCACCTATGCCCAGGCCGAAGTCGAAGAATTTGCCGACTACGCCGAAATTCCTGTCATCAACGCCCTCACCGATGAGGAGCATCCCTGTCAGATACTGGCAGACCTGCTGACGGCTCAAGAAGCCTTCGGTACCTGCGCTGGGCTCACGCTGACCTACGTTGGCGACGGCAACAACGTAGCGCATTCCCTGATGTTGGGTTGCGCCCTCGTCGGTATGAACGTTCGAATTGCTACCCCGGCAGACTATGCCCCCAGCCCAGCCATTGTGGAGAAGGCTCAGGCGTTGGCTGGTGGTCGCTCCGAAGTCTTGGTCACCGAAGATGCCGATATTGCAGCCAAGGGGGCTCAAATTCTCTATACCGATGTCTGGGCCAGCATGGGCCAAGAAGATCTGGCAGCGCAGCGTATTCCCATCTTTCAGCCGTATCAAATTAATGAACACCTGGTTTCCCTAGCTGATCCAGACGTGATTGTGCTGCATTGTCTGCCTGCCCATCGCGAAGAGGAAATTACGGCAGCAGTAATCGAAGGGCCTCACTCTCGGGTTTGGGATCAAGCTGAGAATCGAATGCACGCTCAGAAAGCGTTGTTGGCCAGCCTGCTGGGAGCCATATGA
- a CDS encoding LD-carboxypeptidase has translation MSSPPSPCLVPAPLKPGDLLLVAAPSGALRELDVFKQGVEIWRSWGYRVELCSGFDARWGYLAGRDEHRRGQLLEALSHPDCRGVLCARGGFGGTRLLEDWQWPQSDPRWLIGFSDITSLLWSLTRQGVAGVHAPLLTTLAQEPAWSQQRLRDWVEGQPLPPIFGSGWGGGVATGILLPANLTVATHLLGTAHEPDLKDVILAFEDVTEAPYRIDRILTQWRMLGKLQQVKGIALGRFSRCEPPQGGPSFSVAEVLRDRTADLNIPVVSDLPFGHDGVNAALPVGVLARLDGERGELAILPDLKTS, from the coding sequence ATGTCCTCACCTCCGTCTCCTTGTTTGGTTCCTGCTCCGCTCAAGCCGGGTGACCTTTTGCTAGTAGCTGCCCCGAGTGGAGCTTTGCGTGAGCTGGATGTCTTTAAGCAAGGCGTTGAGATCTGGCGCTCCTGGGGCTACCGGGTGGAGCTTTGCAGTGGGTTTGATGCTCGCTGGGGCTATCTAGCCGGTCGAGATGAGCACCGGCGTGGGCAGTTGCTGGAGGCGCTGAGCCATCCTGACTGCCGGGGGGTGCTCTGCGCCCGAGGGGGCTTTGGCGGCACCCGGCTGCTGGAGGACTGGCAGTGGCCCCAGAGCGATCCTCGCTGGCTCATTGGCTTTTCAGACATCACTAGCCTGCTGTGGAGTTTGACCCGTCAGGGCGTGGCTGGAGTTCACGCCCCCCTGCTCACTACGTTGGCCCAGGAGCCCGCCTGGAGCCAGCAGCGTCTGCGCGATTGGGTAGAAGGCCAGCCGCTGCCGCCCATTTTCGGTAGCGGCTGGGGCGGTGGCGTGGCAACAGGAATTTTGCTGCCTGCCAATCTGACGGTGGCCACCCATCTGCTGGGCACAGCCCATGAGCCTGATCTGAAAGACGTCATTCTGGCATTTGAAGACGTGACAGAAGCCCCCTACCGGATTGATCGGATCCTGACTCAGTGGCGTATGTTGGGCAAGCTCCAGCAGGTGAAAGGAATTGCCCTAGGGCGCTTTAGCCGCTGCGAGCCCCCCCAAGGGGGGCCGAGTTTTAGCGTTGCTGAGGTGCTGCGCGATCGCACCGCTGATCTCAATATCCCAGTTGTCTCCGATCTGCCCTTCGGTCATGATGGCGTTAATGCTGCTTTGCCCGTAGGGGTGTTGGCCCGCCTTGACGGTGAGCGCGGCGAACTTGCTATCCTGCCTGACCTCAAGACTTCCTAG
- a CDS encoding rhomboid family intramembrane serine protease, with translation MVPLRDENPTRSKPYVVYGLLILNILIFLVEIRLSPNQLEQFFDTWALVPAQLSDSFSGQIDQPGREWFTLISSQFLHGGFLHLGGNMLYLWVFGNNIEDQLGPVRFTVFYLGCGVLAGLSQWIFAPASTVPTVGASGAIAGVMGAYILRFPKARIQTLLPLFIFITVVRVPAILFLGFWFVQQALYGLLSLGTDVNMGSGGVAYWAHAGGFVFGIILGPLLGLLKPRQDSF, from the coding sequence GTGGTTCCCCTGCGCGACGAAAACCCAACTCGTTCAAAGCCCTATGTCGTCTATGGTCTCCTCATTCTCAATATTCTGATTTTTTTGGTTGAAATCAGGCTGTCCCCGAACCAGCTAGAGCAATTTTTTGACACTTGGGCCCTGGTGCCAGCCCAACTGTCCGACAGTTTCTCAGGTCAGATAGACCAGCCCGGCCGAGAATGGTTCACCTTGATCAGCTCCCAGTTTTTACATGGGGGCTTTTTGCATTTGGGCGGCAACATGCTCTACCTGTGGGTATTTGGCAACAATATCGAAGATCAGCTGGGGCCAGTGCGGTTTACTGTGTTTTATCTGGGTTGCGGTGTTTTGGCTGGGCTGAGCCAGTGGATTTTTGCCCCGGCTTCTACGGTGCCGACTGTGGGGGCAAGTGGTGCGATCGCAGGCGTCATGGGGGCCTACATTCTGCGCTTTCCCAAAGCTCGCATCCAGACGCTGCTGCCGTTGTTTATCTTTATTACGGTCGTTCGGGTGCCTGCCATTTTGTTCCTGGGATTTTGGTTTGTCCAGCAGGCGCTCTATGGCCTGTTGAGCTTAGGGACAGATGTGAATATGGGATCGGGCGGGGTGGCCTATTGGGCTCATGCGGGTGGGTTTGTCTTCGGCATTATCTTGGGGCCTTTGCTAGGGCTGTTGAAGCCTCGACAAGATTCGTTTTAG
- the mutS gene encoding DNA mismatch repair protein MutS — protein sequence MTGSSAATDANHAIPERLVKHTVRYADHRSVASDELTPMMQHYVSMKEQYPHALLLYRVGDFFETFFQDAITVARELELVLTSKEAGKAVGRVPLAGIPHHALDRYCVLLVEKGYAIAICDQVEDPAQAQGLVKREVTRVITPGTVLEEGMLSASRNNFLATVVIAGDHWGLAHADVSTGEFLTTQATGLDQLGQELMRLQPAEILVPTNAPDLRTMLRPGETSAQLPDCLPRQFCYTLRSQTPFSQSEARQRLLQRFRLRSLEGLGCEHLPLAVRAAGGLLEYLEDTQKTVLSPLQPLCTYTLTEYLVIDHQTRRNLEITQTARDGTFNGSLLWALDRTVTPMGSRALRRWLLQPLLNISAIQARQDTIAELVQDSSLRQVLHQRLKQIYDLERLAGRAGSGTANARDLIALAESFARLPELAALVAQAQSPYLKALQYVPPELEQLGQVLRSHLVENPPLYLTEGNLIRAGVNAQLDDLRQQIVADRQWIASLEAVERQRTGISSLKVGFNKAFGYYITISRAKADQAPDDYIRRQTLTNEERYITPELKERETRVFNLESEIHSLEYDLFIQLRDQVGGQVELIRKVAAAVAAADVLCGLAEVAIYQGYCRPVLAADRQLGIGEGRHPVVEQLLPAGFFVPNSTGLGRREDRGEGRGEETEGERQKGEGKGRLSSSSLFSPCPDLIILTGPNASGKSCYLRQVGLIQLMAQVGSFVPAKAAQLGICDRIFTRVGAVDDLATGQSTFMVEMNETANILNHATSRSLVLLDEIGRGTATFDGLSIAWAVAEHLASDVRARTIFATHYHELNELAGLLDNVANYQVTVKELPDQIIFLHQVQPGGADKSYGIEAGRLAGLPPSVISRAREVMGEIEKHSKIAVGLRKGRRSVSGRAKESPYPPPESDPTEQLDIFSS from the coding sequence ATGACCGGTTCGTCTGCCGCTACCGACGCTAATCATGCTATTCCTGAGCGCCTGGTAAAACACACCGTTCGCTATGCTGACCACCGCTCAGTCGCGAGCGATGAGCTGACCCCGATGATGCAGCATTACGTCTCCATGAAGGAGCAATACCCCCATGCGCTGCTGCTTTACCGGGTGGGCGACTTTTTCGAAACTTTCTTTCAAGACGCAATTACTGTAGCTCGTGAGCTAGAGCTGGTGCTGACCAGTAAGGAGGCAGGCAAAGCCGTTGGCCGAGTGCCGTTGGCGGGCATTCCCCACCATGCTCTAGATCGCTACTGTGTGCTGTTGGTAGAGAAGGGCTACGCCATCGCGATTTGCGACCAGGTGGAAGATCCGGCCCAAGCTCAGGGACTGGTAAAGCGAGAAGTTACCCGCGTGATTACGCCCGGTACGGTGCTCGAAGAAGGCATGCTCAGCGCCAGCCGCAATAATTTTTTGGCCACTGTAGTAATTGCGGGAGATCATTGGGGGCTAGCTCATGCCGATGTCTCTACCGGCGAATTTCTCACCACTCAGGCGACCGGACTAGATCAGCTGGGCCAGGAGCTGATGCGGCTACAGCCTGCCGAGATTTTGGTGCCGACCAACGCGCCGGATCTGCGAACCATGCTGCGACCCGGTGAGACTTCGGCACAGCTGCCTGACTGTTTGCCACGCCAGTTTTGCTATACGCTGCGATCGCAAACCCCCTTCTCCCAAAGCGAAGCCCGCCAGCGCCTGCTGCAGCGCTTTCGGCTGCGCTCCCTAGAGGGGCTGGGCTGCGAGCACTTGCCGCTGGCGGTGCGAGCGGCAGGTGGCCTGCTGGAGTACCTAGAAGACACCCAAAAGACAGTGCTGTCGCCGCTGCAGCCGCTCTGTACCTACACCCTGACTGAGTATCTAGTGATCGATCACCAGACCCGCCGCAACCTGGAGATCACTCAAACTGCGCGGGACGGCACCTTCAATGGCTCTCTGCTGTGGGCACTAGATCGCACTGTTACGCCCATGGGCAGCCGCGCCTTGCGGCGGTGGCTGCTGCAGCCCCTGCTCAATATCTCCGCTATCCAGGCGCGACAAGACACGATTGCTGAACTGGTGCAAGATAGCAGCCTGCGCCAGGTGCTGCACCAACGGCTCAAGCAAATCTATGACCTAGAGCGCTTGGCCGGACGGGCTGGCTCGGGCACCGCCAATGCCCGCGACCTGATCGCCTTGGCTGAGTCTTTTGCTCGCTTGCCGGAGTTAGCTGCCCTGGTAGCCCAAGCCCAGTCGCCCTATCTCAAAGCCTTGCAGTACGTGCCGCCTGAGCTAGAGCAGCTAGGCCAGGTGCTGCGATCGCACTTAGTCGAAAATCCTCCCCTCTACCTGACCGAGGGCAACCTGATTCGAGCGGGTGTCAACGCACAGCTCGACGACCTGCGCCAGCAGATTGTCGCCGACCGCCAGTGGATCGCCAGCCTCGAAGCAGTCGAGCGTCAGCGTACCGGCATTTCCAGCCTCAAAGTCGGCTTCAATAAAGCCTTTGGCTACTACATCACTATCTCCCGTGCCAAGGCGGATCAGGCCCCCGACGACTACATTCGGCGGCAGACACTGACCAACGAAGAACGCTACATCACCCCCGAACTCAAAGAACGAGAAACCCGCGTTTTTAATCTGGAATCGGAAATTCACAGCCTAGAGTACGACCTGTTCATCCAGCTGCGCGATCAGGTAGGGGGCCAGGTCGAGCTGATCCGCAAAGTTGCTGCTGCTGTCGCCGCTGCCGATGTCCTCTGTGGGCTAGCCGAAGTTGCTATCTACCAGGGCTACTGCCGTCCTGTCCTAGCTGCCGATCGGCAGCTAGGTATTGGCGAAGGCCGCCATCCTGTCGTGGAGCAGCTGTTGCCAGCGGGGTTTTTTGTGCCTAATTCTACGGGGTTGGGGAGGAGAGAGGACAGGGGAGAAGGCAGAGGAGAGGAAACAGAAGGGGAGCGGCAAAAGGGAGAGGGGAAGGGGCGACTGTCTAGCTCCTCCCTCTTTTCTCCTTGCCCCGATCTGATCATTCTCACTGGCCCTAATGCCAGCGGCAAAAGCTGCTACCTGCGGCAGGTAGGGCTGATTCAGCTGATGGCGCAAGTGGGTAGCTTTGTTCCGGCGAAGGCGGCGCAGTTGGGGATATGCGATCGCATCTTCACCCGCGTAGGTGCAGTAGATGACCTAGCGACGGGGCAGTCTACTTTCATGGTGGAGATGAATGAAACAGCCAACATTCTCAACCACGCTACATCTCGGTCACTGGTGCTGTTAGATGAAATTGGCCGGGGTACCGCCACCTTTGATGGCCTTTCGATTGCCTGGGCGGTGGCAGAGCACTTGGCTAGCGATGTGCGGGCCCGCACGATCTTTGCCACCCACTACCACGAGCTAAATGAGCTGGCAGGGCTGCTCGACAACGTCGCTAACTATCAGGTCACCGTCAAAGAATTGCCCGACCAGATCATCTTTCTGCATCAGGTACAGCCGGGCGGAGCCGACAAGTCCTATGGCATTGAGGCAGGACGATTGGCTGGTTTACCACCCTCGGTTATCAGCCGGGCCAGAGAGGTCATGGGCGAGATCGAGAAACACAGCAAAATTGCTGTCGGCCTCCGCAAAGGCCGCCGTTCTGTCAGCGGCAGAGCTAAAGAATCGCCCTACCCCCCGCCGGAGAGTGACCCCACCGAGCAGCTCGACATTTTCAGCTCGTAG
- the gloB gene encoding hydroxyacylglutathione hydrolase, whose product MQIYRLSALSDNYIFLLHDPLSNTAAVVDPAEPGPVLEQLEALAAPLIAIFNTHHHSDHVGANRHLLQRFPSAIVYGGAEDRDRIPGQSIFLQEGDTVSFAGRTAQVLFVPGHTRAHIAYYFPPQAGEDWGELFCGDTLFAGGCGRLFEGTPAQMVSSLTKLRQLPDQTRVWCAHEYTLNNLKFALTVDGANPELQQRFELVRSARQRQEATVPSPLGLEKVTNPFLQWDNPKLQQAVNSPDPIQTFARLRGRKDQF is encoded by the coding sequence ATGCAAATCTACCGGCTCAGCGCGCTTTCCGATAATTACATCTTCTTGCTGCACGACCCCCTGAGCAACACAGCAGCGGTCGTCGATCCGGCAGAACCTGGCCCGGTGCTAGAGCAGCTAGAAGCGTTGGCGGCTCCGCTGATCGCCATTTTCAATACTCACCATCACAGCGATCACGTAGGGGCTAACCGGCATCTGCTGCAGCGCTTCCCCTCAGCGATTGTCTATGGCGGGGCAGAAGATCGAGACCGCATTCCTGGGCAGAGTATTTTTCTTCAGGAAGGAGATACGGTCAGCTTCGCGGGCCGCACGGCCCAAGTTTTGTTTGTTCCGGGTCACACCCGCGCCCACATCGCCTATTACTTCCCCCCTCAAGCAGGAGAGGATTGGGGCGAGCTATTTTGCGGCGACACGCTGTTTGCCGGAGGCTGCGGACGGCTGTTTGAGGGCACGCCGGCCCAGATGGTCAGTTCTCTCACCAAGCTTCGGCAGCTGCCAGATCAGACCCGAGTCTGGTGCGCCCATGAATATACGCTGAACAATCTCAAATTTGCCCTCACAGTGGATGGGGCAAACCCTGAACTGCAGCAGCGGTTTGAGTTGGTTCGAAGTGCTCGGCAGCGTCAGGAAGCCACAGTTCCTTCTCCGCTAGGCCTAGAAAAAGTCACCAATCCTTTCCTGCAGTGGGATAACCCTAAGCTGCAACAGGCCGTCAATAGCCCCGATCCGATTCAGACCTTTGCTCGACTGCGTGGGCGGAAGGACCAGTTTTAA
- a CDS encoding NAD(P)H-quinone oxidoreductase subunit M, whose translation MMLKSTTRHVHIYTAEVKNNELVPNESVLTLDIDPDNEFNWSDEALQQVYREFDRLVEASAGEDLTDYNLRRIGSDLEHFVKGLLQKGEISYNLKSRAINYSMGLPQVVANESAAS comes from the coding sequence ATGATGCTCAAATCAACCACGCGACACGTTCATATCTACACCGCTGAAGTCAAAAACAACGAGCTGGTGCCCAATGAGAGCGTGTTGACCCTAGATATCGATCCAGACAACGAGTTCAACTGGTCTGATGAAGCTCTGCAGCAGGTCTACCGCGAGTTTGATCGGCTGGTAGAAGCTTCTGCGGGAGAAGATCTGACTGACTACAATTTGCGCCGCATCGGCTCTGACCTGGAGCATTTTGTGAAAGGTCTGCTGCAGAAGGGCGAAATTAGCTATAACCTCAAGAGCCGTGCCATCAACTACAGTATGGGTCTGCCGCAGGTGGTTGCTAATGAATCGGCGGCTTCTTAA